One genomic region from Phycodurus eques isolate BA_2022a chromosome 16, UOR_Pequ_1.1, whole genome shotgun sequence encodes:
- the LOC133414667 gene encoding BAH and coiled-coil domain-containing protein 1 isoform X5 has protein sequence MGNSSASFMGTFLASSLGSPPSHPSHHSRPPSSPSSPSFRGGPHSGASQIWFSHSHEAAAGYPRFSGSLAHTFLPMSHLDHHANGGVLYGQHRFYDTQKENFYIRSLPSQPPLISTNHGLPPLSRAGPGLSQGPCSRERDPGGGTSLLKSLKEGTMERGVGPVKDKERSHSKQEAKERQQQQQQQQHHSHQSALPTHHHHHHSHSHQQHPHYPQHPLPLEEVNSRALERHKASLPMEYSKDPQIMGKPLSACLHNGKIQNGETGNASGPKTSMPSCGGEGTPLGTIGGGGNSHGRHMGSSGNSRCTKEGISGEMRISEQPSDCLERGQAPLHHSLSYSVPPPLQLGSTGAAHPHPHPHTHPHTHAHPGGFHCLQLHPSHPHHPHPSHHAHHHPEFFCPPPPAPLGNPASHDRGQANAGCEPKVTAPTFVPSVADTGEKHGGPFQLSNPDCQIVGSGGGNTKDKNVDKNGGGGHHSNWHRKQQQQEQQQHAYRKTEKAPDWMQSHHHHLQAAQLPPPIQQQPQKQHQAVRSRSVECVNNAVDMDMFRSSLPQGPKTGHSVPHSVNTSPYRDCSHPGPPPNSSPLGNKNMSQHSGPGGSCSLQRDGQKVARIRHQQHGRPGPDAPSPGDLNHGTVQEMKRKIDMSAYSYSSNSGQQHHQQPPVPQWAMRPPQHMPHNEEEQRKSYMELGSSTMQHSQQQQQRMNLPPQPTPAPPASQQQQQPQQQPEPQGSTRAESSAMKNLLKYSNQQQPQLLSQKTPFGGLGSLKSGPAGGSCALQINKQSLPSRKGPINDSERPDYSGRHRDIGEAGHGEGEVRQPPVGIAVAVARQREPSCRSSDGHSTGRHGRVHPTVKGPPHTMYPSDPSTEQERKRMSGEQIGLTCLDRDRDAYIRDNKERVEFSRIHPSNSCHGDLTSHLMVPGGTSLQSGQLADPAAHSAHHHWMPRTGSPSLWMTGHSYAGIGHTALHQNLPPGFSAAMPGALQPVLPLPQDPSAQLVVLPTDAPAHPAPHHLDVMEQPGLWPPVYTARGPASHMQHPTVYSRSQFLRQQELYALQQHQQLQHQHQSHQSQQMHAQPHQPQQQQQQQQQQQQHKPVHSMDMQQQAPHNAQIQKRADEPSVDLEELIPKPRTSKPSKPYSYNPPQRNTSPPGACTALLSPCCQSPSMRPHPKSTPSTPCPAPSPAVTAPRSPTISPASSQMPKGADPQDKRGEGQAPQDYPESLEPDLPPGYTYSAVTIGYRSGPSPQDIHLAEPADLEAIQSEPSEHAPQSLSGLGEGLDCQVVVRPLPEPIAPKEVEQRDERSIIEGVLDQREEVEPAVVTVANYVSGENEVEEQGAAEEEVLVCPPADSPVCEAASCPVPLCTEEPERSETIITLEDDDKPMDEESQVEHVMSEEQKPVLGTVVELNPTTPAALEEQSGSTEEVKDSMQQQQQGNKMAADNASMDMVCVSPASVPIPRQATAAESQKPLVPCYWSLELLIAAAFCTDIPPFPMLPFNTPSVGQSQPKPCHGMELLSEVAELELQQKRHSNGESKEEELLMFDLHSLATLATARSLETSSQEGNGACSGRQFPARKTVNLRRKCSWTPRNEPVCQAKGSMETMDGPELEMRVKLAELQRHYKEKQRELAKLQRKHDHQKEETPRSPARRGPGRPRKKKPILTTSSVSSEGQRKVKPMLAGHSLTPEELGGGGDSQRRKKRLSSRGFEQVGSIQIKAQGCRKGGPQSVLGSKLAADVAQLKQKSQSKKTIAGMHYRDKEVSPCNSKHGHRSQGNRRESGGHSDTAASVDSGPQENWSGDVHRGSKKGTPDSAHHKKTGARGNRGQRRESLGESSNPESDSSEQGEEEEEGSNDSDDVQDLRPQPARDVTSSSPVTGPSPSSIVKLEANQKARNKKQRQELYGSHTLSGADGEVKVRKKNPCRLSLASAVKSRHEDHNTERVRRPCAPRSKEPRWGSHGNRGNRFRRSMGLPTFPTTSERLKRATRKSTMLRGTINKRRNCWAPVSKSEDGSRGRRAEEQQTKGRAVSRLLESFAADEGFQMDGSSFSEEEADDNSDSCNKTPEVPNCVLTKELLKDGLKILVSKEDELLYAARIHTMDLPDIFSITIDGERGNRAKIYSLEQLLREAVLDVRPDSEAMLSDGTRVCAYWSERSRCLYPGYVHRGISTDEAKPGVMVEFDDGDRGKISVPNVRLLPPGYQIHCEETSPAVFVHSGSQVKKSPSFNHAPRDRLNTVSTVKNNQPLTFQKRRPGRPKGSGKKQKQQQLAENANKKSSLFVAWPSLSGTRKRTSHNLFQLNGTPRKALRLREDDSFGLNQIQLPVSTQSKGLFSSSSFEVDSFSSIANGYSSFCTKSTGSRPDSSVGPKSGLYGQRHRQDELVVPRGKKSGQEFLVKLDHEGVTSPKTKNSKALLLRGGSSGVSGMPKTEAYSHPVLLVKDNKKGHNSRVELLLKGTTPQRKHSPSLHLGEYGDLGFSSHRECHSSYSDMDDEEEEEQERKRTALALASQGLRTAGHFLSHMSVSSSSSGSSSSSSSGSISSSSLCSSDNDSSYSSEDEESSTLMLQNCLSSHRGLLQPNEPSTSSRQHSFVAKALAVSNTKGSPDEHVSNSKSLKRKDCNSSISKSSREFVKKARMQPDDISCIPRPKMSTFLAGRQMWRWSGSPTQRRGLKGKAKKLFYKAIVRGKEAVKVGDCAVFLSAGRPNLPYIGKIENLWESWTSSMVVKVKWFYHPEETKQGKRQRDGKHALYQSCHEDENDVQTISHKCQVVSRGEYDSLTRNQKPNSTSPDVYYLAGTYDPTTGQLVTAEGVSILC, from the exons ATGGGAAATTCCTCCGCCTCCTTCATGGGGACCTTTCTGGCCAGCAGTCTGGGCTCGCCCCCTTCCCACCCGTCTCACCATTCCCGGCCGCCCTCCTCGCCTTCCTCGCCCTCCTTCCGGGGCGGACCCCATTCCGGCGCATCGCAAATCTGGTTCTCCCATTCGCATGAAG CCGCCGCGGGGTATCCTCGATTCTCAGGGAGTCTGGCCCACACTTTTCTTCCCATGAGCCACTTGGATCACCATGCCAACGGCGGAGTTCTCTATGGTCAACACCGTTTCTATGACACCCAAAAAG AGAACTTCTACATTCGAAGTCTACCATCACAGCCACCGCTCATCTCAACTAATCACGGTCTGCCACCATTGTCCAGGGCAGGCCCAGGACTCTCCCAGGGGCCTTGCAGCAGAGAAAGAGATCCAGGTGGTGGAACAAGTCTGCTTAAGAGTCTTAAAGAGGGAACTATGGAGAGAGGAGTGGGACCTGTCAAAGACAAGGAGCGGTCTCATAGCAAACAGGAGGCAAAGGAAAgacaacagcaacagcagcagcagcagcatcacagCCACCAGTCTGCCCTGCCCACACACCATCATCACCACCATTCCCACTCCCATCAACAGCACCCGCACTATCCCCAACATCCACTGCCCCTGGAGGAGGTCAACAGCCGAGCCCTGGAGAGGCACAAGGCTTCACTCCCTATGGAGTACAGCAAGGATCCACAAATTATGGGCAAGCCTTTGAGTGCTTGCTTGCACAATGGCAAGATACAAAATGGAGAGACAGGAAATGCGTCCGGGCCTAAGACGTCTATGCCCAGTTGTGGAGGGGAGGGCACACCTCTGGGAACTATTGGAGGCGGAGGGAACAGTCATGGCAGACATATGGGATCTAGTGGGAATAGCCGCTGCACCAAAGAAGGGATAAGTGGGGAGATGCGGATTAGTGAACAACCATCAGACTGCCTAGAAAGGGGTCAGGCACCACTCCACCACTCTTTGTCTTACTCTGTACCCCCACCCTTACAATTGGGTTCTACTGGAGCGGCACACCCCCATCCACACCCGCACACTCACCCCCATACACATGCGCACCCTGGAGGCTTCCACTGCCTTCAGCTTCACCCAAGCCACCCGCACCATCCACATCCTTCCCACCATGCTCACCACCACCCAGAATTCTTCTGTCCACCCCCTCCTGCCCCACTAGGTAACCCTGCCTCACATGACAGGGGACAAGCAAATGCAGGGTGTGAACCAAAAGTCACAGCGCCTACATTTGTGCCATCTGTGGCAGACACAGGGGAAAAACATGGTGGGCCATTCCAGCTTAGTAACCCCGATTGCCAGATTGTTGGCAGTGGAGGTGGAAATACCAAGGACaaaaatgtggacaaaaatgGAGGTGGTGGACATCACAGTAATTGGcatagaaaacaacaacaacaagagcaGCAACAGCATGCATACAGAAAGACCGAGAAGGCTCCAGACTGGATGCAGTCCCACCACCATCACCTCCAAGCCGCCCAGCTTCCTCCTCCAATTCAACAACAACCGCAGAAGCAGCACCAGGCTGTACGCTCGCGCAGTGTTGAGTGCGTAAACAATGCTGTTGACATGGACATGTTCAGATCCTCATTGCCCCAGGGACCCAAGACTGGACACTCTGTCCCCCATTCTGTCAACACTTCTCCTTACAGAGACTGTTCCCATCCAGGACCCCCACCGAATTCCTCCCCActtggaaacaaaaacatgagtCAGCATAGTGGTCCGGGTGGTAGCTGCTCCTTACAGAGAGATGGCCAAAAAGTAGCCAGGATTCGCCACCAGCAGCATGGACGACCTGGCCCAGATGCTCCTTCTCCGGGTGACCTAAACCACGGAACAGTGCAGGAGATGAAGCGAAAAATTGACATGTCCGCTTACAGTTACAGCAGCAACAGTGGGCAGCAGCACCACCAGCAGCCCCCTGTGCCGCAATGGGCCATGAGACCCCCTCAGCACATGCCACACAATGAGGAGGAACAGAGAAAGTCCTACATGGAGTTAGGAAGCAGTACTATGCAACATtcacagcaacagcagcagagaATGAATCTGCCTCCTCAGCCAACACCTGCACCTCCAGCCAgtcagcaacagcagcagccacAGCAACAACCTGAGCCCCAAGGCTCAACTCGGGCAGAGAGCAGTGCCATGAAAAACTTACTTAAGTACAGCAACCAGCAACAGCCACAGCTCCTCTCGCAGAAAACCCCATTTGGTGGTCTTGGGAGCCTAAAATCAGGCCCTGCCGGAGGAAGCTGCGCCCTTCAGATCAACAAACAGAGTCTACCGTCGAGAAAAGGCCCGATCAATGACAGCGAGCGTCCTGATTACAGTGGACGACACCGGGATATCGGGGAAGCGGGCCACGGGGAAGGCGAGGTGCGGCAGCCGCCGGTTGGGATTGCGGTGGCCGTGGCAAGACAAAGGGAGCCGTCGTGTCGTTCATCAGACGGTCATTCCACCGGCAGACATGGCAGGGTTCATCCCACCGTGAAAG GACCACCCCACACCATGTATCCCTCAGATCCAAGTACTGAGCAGGAGAGGAAAAGGATGAGCGGGGAACAGATAGGTCTGACGTGTTTGGACAGGGATCGAGACGCATATATCAG AGATAATAAGGAGAGGGTGGAGTTCTCAAGGATCCATCCCTCCAACAGCTGTCACGGGGACCTAACTTCTCATCTCATGGTCCCAGGCGGGACTTCCCTCCAATCTGGCCAATTAGCAGACCCTGCTGCGCATTCTGCTCACCACCATTGGATGCCAAGAACTGGAAGCCCATCCCTTTGGATGACCGGACACTCTTATG CAGGTATAGGCCATACAGCCCTGCACCAGAATCTTCCCCCTGGTTTCTCCGCAGCCATGCCAGGCGCTCTCCAACCGGTCCTTCCTCTGCCTCAGGATCCCTCTGCCCAGTTGGTGGTCCTTCCCACGGACGCCCCTGCGCATCCTGCACCCCACCACCTTG ATGTGATGGAACAGCCAGGGCTTTGGCCCCCAGTGTACACCGCCCGGGGCCCAGCCTCCCACATGCAGCATCCCACCGTGTACTCTCGATCCCAGTTTCTACGGCAACAGGAGCTTTACGCTCTCCAGCAGCATCAACAGCTTCAGCATCAGCACCAAAGCCACCAGTCTCAGCAAATGCATGCACAGCCTCATCAgccccagcagcagcagcagcagcagcagcaacagcaacagcacAAACCTGTGCATAGCATGGATATGCAACAACAAGCCCCTCACAATGCACAG ATCCAGAAGAGGGCAGATGAACCCTCTGTTGACCTGGAGGAACTTATCCCCAAACCGAGGACATCAAAACCATCCAAGCCCTACTCCTACAACCCCCCTCAAAGGAACACCTCCCCGCCTGGAGCCTGCACTGCCCTCTTGTCCCCTTGTTGCCAGTCCCCTTCAAtgcgcccacatcccaaaagcactCCCTCAACACCTTGCCCCGCTCCCAGCCCCGCTGTTACGGCACCCCGCTCTCCTACCATTAGTCCAGCCTCGTCCCAGATGCCCAAAGGGGCTGACCCCCAAGATAAGCGAGGGGAAGGCCAGGCCCCGCAAGATTACCCAGAATCTTTGGAGCCTG ACCTGCCTCCGGGATACACCTATTCTGCTGTCACGATTGGCTACAGGAGCGGGCCTTCTCCTCAGGATATCCATCTTGCGGAGCCAGCCGACCTGGAGGCGATCCAATCTGAGCCCTCCGAGCATGCCCCGCAGTCCCTCTCCGGCCTAGGGGAAGGCCTAGACTGCCAAGTGGTGGTCAGGCCTCTCCCGGAGCCAATTGCACCCAAGGAAGTAGAGCAGAGAGATGAGAGGAGCATCATCGAGGGAGTCCTGGACCAGAGGGAGGAGGTGGAGCCAGCAGTGGTGACAGTAGCCAACTATGTATCAGGGGAGAATGAGGTGGAGGAGCAGGGGGCCGCCGAGGAAGAGGTGCTTGTCTGCCCCCCTGCTGACAGCCCGGTGTGCGAGGCTGCTTCCTGTCCAGTGCCCCTTTGCACGGAGGAACCTGAAAGGTCAGAGACTATCATCACCTTGGAAGATGACGACAAGCCTATGGATGAGGAGAGCCAGGTGGAGCATGTTATGTCAGAAGAGCAGAAGCCAGTACTGGGCACCGTCGTAGAGCTCAACCCTACAACCCCGGCAGCCCTTGAGGAGCAGTCTGGATCCACGGAAGAAGTAAAGGACAgcatgcagcagcagcagcaggggaATAAGATGGCCGCTGACAACGCCTCGATGGATATGGTTTGTGTTTCCCCTGCGTCTGTCCCGATCCCGAGACAGGCGACTGCTGCTGAATCCCAAAAACCTCTTGTGCCCTGCTACTGgagccttgagctgctcattGCTGCAGCTTTCTGCACAGACATACCCCCATTTCCCATGCTTCCTTTTAACACGCCATCAGTCGGCCAATCACAGCCCAAGCCCTGCCACGGTATGGAGCTTCTCAGTGAAGTGGCTGAGCTAGAGTTACAACAGAAAAGGCACAGCAATGGGGAAAGCAAAG AGGAGGAATTGCTGATGTTTGACCTTCACAGCCTCGCAACTCTGGCGACAGCCCGATCACTGGAGACGAGTTCACAGGAAGGCAACGGTGCGTGTTCGGGTCGACAATTCCCAGCCCGCAAGACCGTCAACTTACGtcgaaaatgcagctggacaccGCGCAACGAACCA gtgtgccaagctaaAGGCAGCATGGAAACGATGGACGGTCCTGAGCTTGAAATGCGTGTCAAGTTGGCCGAACTTCAGCGTCACTACAAAGagaagcagagggagctggctaAGCTACAGAGGAAACACGATCATCA AAAAGAAGAAACGCCACGTAGCCCAGCACGAAGAGGACCGGGACGACCCAGGAAGAAGAAGCCCATCCTCACCACAAGCTCGGTGTCGTCTGAGGGCCAAAGAAAAGTCAA GCCGATGCTGGCAGGGCATTCCCTGACGCCTGAGGAGCTAGGAGGGGGAGGAGACAGCCAGAGAAGGAAGAAGAGGCTGTCCAGTCGAGGCTTTGAGCAAGTCGGCAGCATACAG ATAAAAGCGCAAGGTTGCAGAAAAGGTGGTCCTCAAAGTGTACTGGGTTCTAAGTTGGCTGCCGATGTGGCGCAGCTCAAACAGAAGAGCCAGAGTAAAAAGACTATCGCAGGGATGCACTACAGGGACAAGGAGGTTTCACCGTGCAACTCCAAGCATGGCCACAGAAGCCAGGGCAACAGGCGAGAGTCTGGGGGACACAGCGACACAG CAGCAAGTGTGGACAGTGGCCCTCAGGAGAACTGGTCTGGGGATGTACACCGTGGATCTAAAAAAGGGACGCCTGATTCCGCTCATCACAAAAAGACCGGAGCGAGGGGTAACCGTGGACAGAGACGGGAGTCgttgggagaaagttctaaTCCTGAGAGCGACTCGTCAGAACAAG gagaggaagaggaggaaggaagTAATGATAGTGATGACGTTCAAGACCTAAGACCCCAACCAGCAAGAGATGTGACGTCCAGCTCTCCTGTGACAGGTCCGAGTCCTTCGTCCATTGTAAAACTAGAGGCCAATCAGAAAGCGAGGAACAAAAAACAGAGACAGGAGCTTTATG GCTCCCATACCCTTTCTGGCGCAGACGGGGAGGTCAAAGTACGAAAAAAGAACCCCTGTAGGTTGAGCCTGGCCAGTGCAGTCAAAAGCCGCCATGAGGACCACAACACAGAGCGCGTTAGGAGACCATGCGCACCCAGGTCCAAGGAGCCTCGGTGGGGAAGCCACGGCAACAGAGGCAACCGTTTCCGTCGTAGCATGGGGCTGCCTACCTTTCCAACAACGAGTGAGAGGTTAAAGAGGGCTACACGCAAAAGCACCATGTTGAGAGGAACAATTAACAAG CGGAGAAATTGCTGGGCCCCGGTGTCCAAAAGCGAGGACGGCAGCAGAGGCAGAAGAGCCGAGGAGCAACAG ACAAAAGGTCGAGCGGTTAGTCGGCTCCTAGAAAGCTTTGCGGCTGATGAGGGCTTTCAGATGGATGGCAGCAGCTTCTCGGAAGAGGAGGCGGACGACAACAGTGATTCATGTAACAAAACCCCTGAAG TTCCTAATTGTGTCTTGACCAAAGAACTGTTAAAGGACGGACTGAAGATACTGGTCTCAAAGGAAGATGAGCTTCTGTATGCTGCCAGGATCCACACCATGGATTTGCCAGATAT ATTTAGTATTACAATTGATGGGGAAAGAGGAAACCGCGCAAAGATCTATTCATTGGAGCAACTTCTTCGGGAAGCT GTCCTCGATGTACGCCCAGATTCAGAGGCTATGTTGAGTGATGGAACCAGGGTGTGTGCTTATTGGAGTGAACGCTCACGCTGTTTGTACCCAGGTTATGTTCACAGAG GGATTTCAACCGATGAGGCGAAGCCAGGAGTAATGGTAGAGTTTGACGACGGAGATCGAGGGAAGATTTCTGTACCAAACGTCCGCCTTCTGCCGCCGGGATATCAAATTCACT GTGAGGAGACATCTCCTGCTGTGTTTGTACACAGTGGGAGTCAGGTCAAGAAAAGCCCCAGTTTCAATCATGCACCCAGAGACAGACTCAACACTGTCAGTACGGTCAAAAACAACCAACCGCtaactttccaaaaaagaagaCCAG gGAGACCAAAGGGATCTGGGAAAAAGCAAAAGCAACAACAGCTGGCCGAAAATGCCAATAAAAAGTCCTCTCTTTTTGTGGCATGGCCTTCATTGTCCGGAACCAGGAAGAGGACTTCCCACAATCTATTTCAGCTCAATGGGACACCAAGAAAAGCCTTGAGATTGAGGGAAGATGACTCATTTGGCTTGAATCAGATCCAACTGCCCGTCTCCACCCAATCCAAAGGGCTCTTCAGCAGTAGCTCCTTTGAGGTGGACTCCTTCAGTAGCATTGCAAATGGATACTCCTCCTTCTGTACCAAGTCCACAGGATCGCGTCCAGATTCATCTGTTGGTCCTAAAAGTGGTCTTTATGGACAGAGACACAGACAAGATGAGTTGGTAGTGCCGAGGGGAAAGAAGTCAGGACAAGAATTTCTGGTCAAGTTAGATCATGAAGGAGTAACTTCCCCAAAGACCAAGAACAGCAAGGCTCTATTGCTGCGAGGTGGCTCTTCTGGTGTGAGCGGAATGCCTAAGACGGAGGCTTATTCACATCCGGTCCTTCTGgttaaagacaacaaaaagggtCATAACTCTAGGGTTGAACTTCTCCTGAAAGGAACCACACCCCAAAGAAAGCATTCCCCTTCATTGCATCTAGGAGAATATGGAGACTTGGGCTTCAGTTCGCACCGAGAGTGTCATAGCTCCTACTCTGATATggatgatgaagaggaagaagagcaggaGAGGAAAAGGACTGCACTTGCATTGGCTTCGCAGGGTTTAAGGACAGCTGGCCATTTCCTCTCTCATATGTCAGTTTCATCCTCTTCTTCTGGTTCATCCAGTTCCTCTTCCTCTGGCTCAATATCTAGCTCCAGTCTTTGTTCCTCTGACAATGACTCCTCCTACAGCTCAGAGGATGAGGAAAGTTCGACACTAATGCTACAGAACTGCCTGTCCTCTCACCGGGGACTCCTACAACCCAATGAACCCTCCACTTCCTCACGGCAACATTCATTTGTGGCTAAAGCGTTGGCTGTTTCCAATACCAAAGGATCGCCTGATGAACACGTCTCCAACAGTAAATCTCTTAAGAGGAAAGATTGCAACAGTTCAATCTCCAAGTCATCTAGAGAATTTGTGAAGAAAGCGAGAATGCAACCAGATGACATTTCATGTATTCCAAGGCCCAAGATGTCCACATTCCTTGCGGGACGCCAGATGTGGAGGTGGTCTGGCAGCCCTACACAG AGGCGAGGCCTAAAAGGCAAGGCCAAGAAGCTTTTCTACAAGGCCATCGTGAGAGGAAAGGAGGCAGTAAAAGTGGGAGACTGTGCCGTGTTCCTCTCAGCCGGACGCCCTAATCTACCATACATTGGTAAAATCGAGAACCTCTGGGAGTCTTGGACCTCTAGCATGGTAGTCAAAGTTAAGTGGTTCTACCACCCTGAAGAGACCAAGCAAGGAAAGAGGCAGCGAGATGGCAAG CATGCCCTGTACCAGTCATGTCATGAGGACGAAAATGATGTCCAGACAATCTCGCACAAGTGCCAGGTTGTGAGTCGGGGGGAATATGATAGTCTGACACGCAATCAGAAGCCGAACAGTACCTCTCCAGATGTGTATTACCTGGCTGGGACATATGACCCTACCACTGGTCAGCTGGTCACTGCTGAAGGGGTTTCGATCTTGTGCTGA